The genomic stretch TGGTCTGCACCGCCGCGATCAGGATCACCCGGACGTGGGCGAGCACCTCCTCGTGCGCCAGCCCGGCCTGGTGGGCCAGCAGCCAGGACGTGATGTCCCGGCCGGGCCGCTCGGCCTTCGCCGCCACCAGCTGCTGGAGCGCCGAGGTGACGTACTGGTCGCTCTCCAGCGCCGTCTCGGTGCCGTTGACCATGTCCAGCGCGGCCCGCGCCATCCGCGGCCCGGCCTCCTCCGGCGCGCCGATCAGCTGCGTCATCACCAGCGTCGGGAGCAGGGACGAGAACTCCGCCACCAGGTCGGCGTGGCCGGCGCCCGCGAAGGAGTCGACCAGCTGGTGGGTGAAGCGGGTCACGTAACGGCGGATGCCGCGCCGGTCGAAGCCCTGGAGGGAGTCCATGACGGCCTCGCGCAGCCGTTCGTGGACCGGACCGTCGGTGAAGTTCACCACCGGCCACCAGACGACCATCGGCCCCAGCGGGTGGTCCGGCGGCACCTTGCCCTGCGCCATGTCCCGCCAGGTACGCGGGTCCCGGGCGAACCGGGACGGCGTACGGGCCACCTCCAGGTTCTCCCGGTAGCCCAGCACCAGCCAGGCCGGCAGGTCGCCGTGGACCAGCACCGGCGCCACCGGACCGTGCTCGGCCCGCAGCTTCTCGTACAGCGCCTTGGGATCGGCGTCCGCCTCCGGACCGTACAGCCGGCGGATGCCGCCGGGCCCGGCGGCATCGGGGCCGGCGTGGTGCGCCGGGCAGCCCGGCGGCGGAACGGGGGACGTGCTCACGATGCCTCCGGGGTCGCGGCGAGGGAGTGCAGGTAGTGCATGAGGGCGATCAGGATGTCCCGGCAGTCCTCCCGCCGGCGGGCGTCGAAGAAGTGGATCGGG from Actinacidiphila yeochonensis CN732 encodes the following:
- a CDS encoding cytochrome P450, which produces MSTSPVPPPGCPAHHAGPDAAGPGGIRRLYGPEADADPKALYEKLRAEHGPVAPVLVHGDLPAWLVLGYRENLEVARTPSRFARDPRTWRDMAQGKVPPDHPLGPMVVWWPVVNFTDGPVHERLREAVMDSLQGFDRRGIRRYVTRFTHQLVDSFAGAGHADLVAEFSSLLPTLVMTQLIGAPEEAGPRMARAALDMVNGTETALESDQYVTSALQQLVAAKAERPGRDITSWLLAHQAGLAHEEVLAHVRVILIAAVQTTANLIANTLRMVLTDQRFRANLSGGHMTLPDALEQVLWDRPPINTVLGRWATGDTVLGGQQIRAGDMLLLGLAAGNVDPDPEIRPDLAAPVHGNRAHLAFSAGPHECPGQDIGRAIADTGIEVLLTRLPDLELAVPEDELVRQGSLMFQQLEALPVTFSPRSPRPQEEDSAEPEQPASAPLPPAARVPAPRVESAPVAGVPAPTPDRPWWRRMFGAR